The Sphingopyxis sp. YR583 DNA segment GGCCGACGGCGGCCCCGCGATGCTGGTCGGATCGGTCGAACGGACGAGGGACGAGAATGGCGGCGACGCGCTCTATAATATCGTCGCCCTGCTCGACGGCGGCAAGATCGTCGCGACGCGGCGCAAGCACGAACTGCCCAATTACGGCACCTTCGACGAGAAACGCATCTTCGTCCCCGGCCCGCTGCCTGACGTGGTCGAGTGGCGGGGGGTGAAGCTGGGCCTCCCGATCTGCGAGGATGGCTGGTTGCCGAAGGTTTGCCGGCATCTGGCGGAGCAGGGTGCCGAACTGCTGATTTCGGTCAACGGAAGCCCCTATGAAATCGACAAGGACGAGCGGCGCCTGACGCAGGTGTTCGCGAGCCGCGTCGCCGAAACCTCGCTACCCGTCCTGTTCCTCAACCGCATCGGCGGGCAGGACGAGATCGTGTTCGACGGTTGCTCTTTCGTGCTGAACAGCGACGGCACGACCGCGCACCGGCTGACCGACTGGGAGCCCGAGGAGCGGGTGACGCACTGGACAAAAGGCGCTGATGGCTGGACGTGCGAGACGGGCGCGATCGCCGAGTGGGAGGCGCATCCGGCCGACATCTACAGCGCGATGATCCTGTCCTTGCGCGACTATGTCGAGCGCAACCGCTTCCCGGGCGTCGTGCTCGGCCTGTCGGGCGGGATCGATTCGGCGATTTGCGCCGCGATCGCCGCCGACGCGCTCGGCCCCGACAAGGTCTGGTGCGTGATGCTGCCGAGCCGGTTCACAAGCCAGGAAAGCCTCGACGATGCCGGGGGCTGCGCGAAGATGATCGGCTGCCGGCTCGACACGATCCCGATCGTTCCCGCGGTCGAGGCGTTCGACGCGATGCTCGCGGACAGTTTCGCCGACAGGGACGTCGACATCACCGAGGAGAATGTCCAGTCGCGCATTCGCGGGGTGACGTTGATGGCGCTCAGCAACAAATTCGGCCCGATGCTGCTGACGACGGGCAACAAGAGCGAAATGAGCGTCGGTTATGCGACGATCTATGGTGACATGGCGGGCGGCTATAATCCGCTGAAGGACGCGTACAAGATGACGGTCTTCGCACTCGCCGAATGGCGCAATGCGAATGTCCCGCGCCTGTCGCGCAACCGGGTGACGCCGGTAATGCCCGATAATATCGTCACCAAACCGCCGAGCGCCGAGCTGCGTCCCGACCAGAAGGACGAGGACAGCCTGCCTCCTTACGTGGACCTCGACCGCATGCTCCACATGCTCGTCGAGGAGGAAGCGAGCGTCGACGATGTCGTCGCGCGTTACGGTTTCGATCGCGATGCGGTGGTGCGGGTCGAGCGATTGCTGATGCTCGCCGAATATAAACGCCGCCAGGCGCCGCCGGGGGTCAAATTGTCGACGCGCAATTTCGGCCGCGACCGGCGCTATCCGATCACGCACGGGTTCCGGACGGGATAAGGGGGGAGAAGGATGAGTCTGCTGGGTCCGACGGCGCCGCCCGTACGCGCGGCTCTGGTGCTCGACGTGCTGCGCGTCACCGTTGCGCTGCTCATCCTGATCCACGGCGCGTACCGGCTCGCCGCCGGTCTCGTCGAACCGTTCGGCCTCTGGCTGGACAGCCTCGGCTTTCCCTTTGGTTATGGCTGGGCGATGGCGGTGACGCTGTACGAACTCGTCGGCCCGGCGCTGATGCTGGCGCGCCGCTGGACCAGCCTCGCCGCGCTGGGGCATGCCTTCATCCTGACGCTGGGCATGATTCTCGTCCATTTTCCCGCTGGCTGGTTCGTCGTTGGCGGCGGGCGCAACGGAATGGAATATAGCGTCCTGTTGATCGTCTCGCTGTTCGCCATTGCCTGGGCCTATTGGCCGGCTCGGCGCAGCGCATAGCTATCGCGGCGGCATCAAATGCGGTTATAGGCGCGCGCTATGACCGTCGTAACCCGTTTCGCTCCGTCGCCGACCGGCACCCTGCATGTCGGCAATGTCCGCACCGCACTCCATAACTGGCTGTGGGCGCGCAAGCATGGCGGCCGCTTTCTGCTGCGCATCGACGACACCGACATCGAACGGTCGAAAGAGGAATATGTCGACGCGATCCGCGCCGATCTGGCATGGCTCGGTTTCGACATCGACGGCGAGGAGCGCCAGTCGGCGCGCTTCGCCCTCTATGAGGCCGAGTTCGAGAAGCTGAAGGCGGCGGGGCGCGTCTATGCCTGTTACGAGACGCCCGAAGAACTCGACATCCGGCGCAAGGTGCTGCTGTCGCGCGGGCTGCCCCCGGTGTATGAACGCAAGCCCGCCGACGCACCGGTCCCCGAGGGCATCGCACCGCACTGGCGCTTTCGTCTCGACCATGACGCGCCGATCGAATGGACCGACATGGTCCGCGGCCCGCAGCATTTCGAGCCGAAGACGATGTCCGATCCCGTCGTGCGCCGCGCGGACGGCAGCTGGCTTTATCTGCTTCCCAGCGTGATCGACGATATCGCGATGGGCATCACGCACGTCGTGCGCGGCGAGGATCATGTGTCGAACACCGCAACGCAAATCCAGATGTTCGACGCACTCGGCGCGGCGCCGCCCGAATTTGCGCATGAGGCGTTGCTTGTCGGGACCGAAGGCAAATTGTCGAAGCGGCTGGGCTCGCTCGGCATGGCGAGCCTGCGCGATGACGGTATCGAGCCGATCGCGCTGGTCGCGCTGCTGGCGCGTCTGGGGACGAGCGATCCGGTCGAGCCGGTGACGCATGTAGCGCCGCTGGTCGAAAGCGTCGATTTTGCCCGTTTCGGCCGTGCGCCTGCGCGCTTCGACGACGCCGAACTCGCGCTGCTCAATCAGAAAATCCTGCATCACACCCATTATGCCGCCGTCGCACCGCGCCTGCCGAGCGCGATCGACGAGGCGCGCTGGAACGCGATTCGCCCGAACCTGACGACGGTCGCCGATGCGGCCGACTGGGTCGCGGTGTTCGACGGTCCCTTTACCCCGCCACCGGCGGAAGAGAGCGACCGCGCGGTGCTCGCCGCAGCGGCACAGGCGGCGCCCGCGACCGACTGGAGCGCCGATCCGTGGCACGCGCTCACCGGCGCCGTGAAGGAGACGACCGGAGCAAAGGGCCGCGCTCTGTTCCTACCGCTGCGCCGCACACTGACCGGCCGCGACCACGGGCCCGACATGGCCGAGCTGCTGCCGCTGATCAACAAGGATCAGGCGGTGGCACGTTTCTCCGCCGCCTGACGGCGCGTTAAAGCGCGCGCACCGATGTTTACCGATTCGCTTGACATGCGACGTAATGTTATAATATCACTTTGACCTGACCTGGCCGATAGCAACGGTCGGAACGCGGCGGGGCCGGGTCGTACAGGCAAGGAGAGATGCCATGACCCTGATACCCCTGATTTCGGCGATTATGACCGCGCCAGAGGCGACCACAGCGCCAGCAGGCGCCGCGATGCCGCTGGCGCGTAGCAGCTATGGAAGCGATGCCCGTCACCACCCTGTCGCGGCCTTGTTCGCGGTGGGATTGCCCGCGGCGCTGGTCGTCGCGGTCGCGCTGTCGCCGATGATCATCGAAATGGCGCCGAAGAGCGAACCGATGACCGGAACATTGGTCGAGCTCGACAAGCCGCTCGATCCGCCGCCGCCCAAACAGGCGGATGATGTCGAACCAATGCCGCGAACCGCCTCGACGCCCGACGTCGTCGATCCGGTCGTCCCGACGACGCCGCTGTCGGAGACCCGGTTCGATCCAGGCCCCTCGATACCCGACCCCGGACCCGTCGACCTTGGCCCGCCGGCGCGACCTGCCGACCCGCCGCCGCTGCCAAAACTGGTGATGGCCGAACTCGATTCGAAATTCGCGGGAACGTTCCAGCCCGATTATCCGGCGCGCGAGCAGCGCGAGCAGATCGAGGGCGCGGCAAAAGTCCGTGTGCTGATCGGCACCGATGGACGCGTGAAAGCGGTCGAGCTGGTGAGCACCGACAGCCGGGGATTCTTCGAGGAAACGAAGCGTCGCGCGCTCGCGAAATGGCGCTTCAAGCCGGCGACGCGCGGCGGGGTGCCCGAGGAAAGCTGGATGGTGATGACGGTCCGCTTCCAGATCAAGAACGCCTAAGTCCCCGAGACTCGACCCCTCCCGGGCGGGCGGCCGATGTGTCGCTCGCCCTTTCCTTTTGCTTGACAGAAAGGCCGAATCCCGCCAAAGGCGCCCGGATATTGAGGGGCGGCGCGGCGTCGCGCGGCCCTTTCATGTTTTTCACACCAACGTCGGGGCCCTAGTCCCGCCGCATCCATCGGACCTCCGGCGGATGTGCAGTTACTTCGAGGAACAGGGCCATGGCCAAGCCGACGACCGTCAAGATCAAGCTGGTGAGCACCGCCGACACGGGC contains these protein-coding regions:
- a CDS encoding NAD+ synthase yields the protein MTQKLSIVLSQMTQSVGDLAANAQAMREVRARHPEADLILYPEFQLIGYPPEDLVLKPALAERAARLLDELAAETADGGPAMLVGSVERTRDENGGDALYNIVALLDGGKIVATRRKHELPNYGTFDEKRIFVPGPLPDVVEWRGVKLGLPICEDGWLPKVCRHLAEQGAELLISVNGSPYEIDKDERRLTQVFASRVAETSLPVLFLNRIGGQDEIVFDGCSFVLNSDGTTAHRLTDWEPEERVTHWTKGADGWTCETGAIAEWEAHPADIYSAMILSLRDYVERNRFPGVVLGLSGGIDSAICAAIAADALGPDKVWCVMLPSRFTSQESLDDAGGCAKMIGCRLDTIPIVPAVEAFDAMLADSFADRDVDITEENVQSRIRGVTLMALSNKFGPMLLTTGNKSEMSVGYATIYGDMAGGYNPLKDAYKMTVFALAEWRNANVPRLSRNRVTPVMPDNIVTKPPSAELRPDQKDEDSLPPYVDLDRMLHMLVEEEASVDDVVARYGFDRDAVVRVERLLMLAEYKRRQAPPGVKLSTRNFGRDRRYPITHGFRTG
- a CDS encoding DoxX family protein, with translation MSLLGPTAPPVRAALVLDVLRVTVALLILIHGAYRLAAGLVEPFGLWLDSLGFPFGYGWAMAVTLYELVGPALMLARRWTSLAALGHAFILTLGMILVHFPAGWFVVGGGRNGMEYSVLLIVSLFAIAWAYWPARRSA
- the gltX gene encoding glutamate--tRNA ligase, whose protein sequence is MTVVTRFAPSPTGTLHVGNVRTALHNWLWARKHGGRFLLRIDDTDIERSKEEYVDAIRADLAWLGFDIDGEERQSARFALYEAEFEKLKAAGRVYACYETPEELDIRRKVLLSRGLPPVYERKPADAPVPEGIAPHWRFRLDHDAPIEWTDMVRGPQHFEPKTMSDPVVRRADGSWLYLLPSVIDDIAMGITHVVRGEDHVSNTATQIQMFDALGAAPPEFAHEALLVGTEGKLSKRLGSLGMASLRDDGIEPIALVALLARLGTSDPVEPVTHVAPLVESVDFARFGRAPARFDDAELALLNQKILHHTHYAAVAPRLPSAIDEARWNAIRPNLTTVADAADWVAVFDGPFTPPPAEESDRAVLAAAAQAAPATDWSADPWHALTGAVKETTGAKGRALFLPLRRTLTGRDHGPDMAELLPLINKDQAVARFSAA
- a CDS encoding energy transducer TonB, with the protein product MTLIPLISAIMTAPEATTAPAGAAMPLARSSYGSDARHHPVAALFAVGLPAALVVAVALSPMIIEMAPKSEPMTGTLVELDKPLDPPPPKQADDVEPMPRTASTPDVVDPVVPTTPLSETRFDPGPSIPDPGPVDLGPPARPADPPPLPKLVMAELDSKFAGTFQPDYPAREQREQIEGAAKVRVLIGTDGRVKAVELVSTDSRGFFEETKRRALAKWRFKPATRGGVPEESWMVMTVRFQIKNA